The following proteins are co-located in the Hydractinia symbiolongicarpus strain clone_291-10 chromosome 7, HSymV2.1, whole genome shotgun sequence genome:
- the LOC130648817 gene encoding neuronal acetylcholine receptor subunit alpha-2-like isoform X1 produces the protein MKMFLFSSMLLLAGCFVLPTGAASPSAEQALLKSIITEERKSHARPILNSSDVMEYSIGLEITQILDVSTERQVMHVTGFLRQQWKNELIEWNPDNYSNITAVNVDMHHVWHPETVLYNGIGKVSSHDETSEEWTTHDIKTKINIKRDGINSWLSPLTLKSSCNFDVSNLPHDAQRCVITLGPWTDSSKIRCYSNNLSVITTDFKKNVEWKIVSASQTIVDTYYECCEKPFSLLQVELLLERKPLFYHFNFILPCTFLIATILISHWVPPQSGERIVLCITVGLACYFMLNLITSRVLPRTSEVSMIYKVYVLLISTVLFSTLATCLVLIMYHTPDLHHTWLPTVVEKRYLPRELWLSSLIADGIIEEDQNKSKNRGEDKMEGVMLIARNVKEKYGANFIFDPLRAKSFDKVQKTKKVGKQKILKEVQFLNDTVYEEERKKRVQNRSEHITRLVDRSIFWVLLVVSLTTVCLTTLPSYF, from the exons atgaaaatgttCTTATTTTCTTCAATGCTGTTATTAGCAGGGTGTTTTGTGCTCCCGACTGGAG CTGCATCACCGTCAGCCGAGCAAGCTCTGTTGAAATCCATCATAACAGAAGAAAGAAAATCTCACGCACGGCCTATACTTAACTCAAGTGACGTCATGGAATATTCTATCGGTCTGGAAATAACTCAGATATTGGACGTG TCCACTGAAAGACAAGTGATGCACGTGACAGGTTTCTTGCGACAG CAATGGAAAAATGAATTAATAGAATGGAATCCTGATAATTATTCGAACATAACAGCCGTCAATGTTGATATGCACCACGTGTGGCATCCTGAAACAGTTCTTTACAATGG TATCGGCAAGGTTAGCAGTCACGATGAAACTTCAGAAGAATGGACCACACATgatatcaaaacaaaaatcaacATTAAACGTGATGGTATCAACTCTTGGTTGTCGCCCCTCACGTTAAAAAGTAGTTGCAATTTCGACGTGTCAAACCTGCCGCATGACGCGCAACGCTGCGTCATCACGCTGGGTCCATGGACCGATTCAAGCAAAATCCGATGTTATTCAAACAATCTCTCGGTCATCACAACAGACTTTAAAAAGAATGTGGAGTGGAAGATTGTATCAGCGAGTCAAACTATTGTTGATACATACTACGAGTGCTGTGAAAAACCTTTCTCGCTTCTGCAGGTCGAACTGTTACTTGAACGAAAACCTCTTTTCTATCATTTCAATTTTATTCTTCCATGTACATTTCTTATAGCAACGATTTTGATCAGCCACTGGGTACCTCCTCAAAGTGGCGAGCGCATCGTGCTTTGCATAACAGTAGGACTTGCATGTTACTTTATGCTAAACCTTATTACTTCACGTGTGCTACCACGTACAAGCGAGGTATCCATGATTTACAAAGTTTATGTTTTGCTCATTAGCACAGTATTGTTCTCCACCTTAGCGACTTGTTTGGTTTTGATCATGTACCACACTCCGGATTTACATCATACCTGGCTACCGACTGTGGTGGAGAAAAGATACTTACCAAGAGAACTCTGGTTATCGAGTTTAATTGCTGACGGGATAATCGAGGAAGACCAAAACAAATCGAAAAATAGAGGAGAAGACAAAATGGAGGGAGTAATGCTAATTGCTCGAAATGTAAAAGAGAAATATGGAGCAAATTTTATCTTTGATCCACTGCGTGCTAAATCTTTCGACAAAGTgcagaaaacaaagaaagtgGGCAAGCAAAAAATCCTAAAGGAAGTTCAGTTTTTGAATGACACAGTTTACGAAGAAGAGCGAAAAAAGCGCGTTCAAAATCGATCTGAACATATCACCAGGCTGGTTGATCGAAGCATATTTTGGGTATTACTAGTTGTCTCGCTTACCACAGTCTGTTTGACCACCTTGCCCAGTTATTTTTAA
- the LOC130648817 gene encoding neuronal acetylcholine receptor subunit alpha-2-like isoform X2, with protein sequence MEYSIGLEITQILDVSTERQVMHVTGFLRQQWKNELIEWNPDNYSNITAVNVDMHHVWHPETVLYNGIGKVSSHDETSEEWTTHDIKTKINIKRDGINSWLSPLTLKSSCNFDVSNLPHDAQRCVITLGPWTDSSKIRCYSNNLSVITTDFKKNVEWKIVSASQTIVDTYYECCEKPFSLLQVELLLERKPLFYHFNFILPCTFLIATILISHWVPPQSGERIVLCITVGLACYFMLNLITSRVLPRTSEVSMIYKVYVLLISTVLFSTLATCLVLIMYHTPDLHHTWLPTVVEKRYLPRELWLSSLIADGIIEEDQNKSKNRGEDKMEGVMLIARNVKEKYGANFIFDPLRAKSFDKVQKTKKVGKQKILKEVQFLNDTVYEEERKKRVQNRSEHITRLVDRSIFWVLLVVSLTTVCLTTLPSYF encoded by the exons ATGGAATATTCTATCGGTCTGGAAATAACTCAGATATTGGACGTG TCCACTGAAAGACAAGTGATGCACGTGACAGGTTTCTTGCGACAG CAATGGAAAAATGAATTAATAGAATGGAATCCTGATAATTATTCGAACATAACAGCCGTCAATGTTGATATGCACCACGTGTGGCATCCTGAAACAGTTCTTTACAATGG TATCGGCAAGGTTAGCAGTCACGATGAAACTTCAGAAGAATGGACCACACATgatatcaaaacaaaaatcaacATTAAACGTGATGGTATCAACTCTTGGTTGTCGCCCCTCACGTTAAAAAGTAGTTGCAATTTCGACGTGTCAAACCTGCCGCATGACGCGCAACGCTGCGTCATCACGCTGGGTCCATGGACCGATTCAAGCAAAATCCGATGTTATTCAAACAATCTCTCGGTCATCACAACAGACTTTAAAAAGAATGTGGAGTGGAAGATTGTATCAGCGAGTCAAACTATTGTTGATACATACTACGAGTGCTGTGAAAAACCTTTCTCGCTTCTGCAGGTCGAACTGTTACTTGAACGAAAACCTCTTTTCTATCATTTCAATTTTATTCTTCCATGTACATTTCTTATAGCAACGATTTTGATCAGCCACTGGGTACCTCCTCAAAGTGGCGAGCGCATCGTGCTTTGCATAACAGTAGGACTTGCATGTTACTTTATGCTAAACCTTATTACTTCACGTGTGCTACCACGTACAAGCGAGGTATCCATGATTTACAAAGTTTATGTTTTGCTCATTAGCACAGTATTGTTCTCCACCTTAGCGACTTGTTTGGTTTTGATCATGTACCACACTCCGGATTTACATCATACCTGGCTACCGACTGTGGTGGAGAAAAGATACTTACCAAGAGAACTCTGGTTATCGAGTTTAATTGCTGACGGGATAATCGAGGAAGACCAAAACAAATCGAAAAATAGAGGAGAAGACAAAATGGAGGGAGTAATGCTAATTGCTCGAAATGTAAAAGAGAAATATGGAGCAAATTTTATCTTTGATCCACTGCGTGCTAAATCTTTCGACAAAGTgcagaaaacaaagaaagtgGGCAAGCAAAAAATCCTAAAGGAAGTTCAGTTTTTGAATGACACAGTTTACGAAGAAGAGCGAAAAAAGCGCGTTCAAAATCGATCTGAACATATCACCAGGCTGGTTGATCGAAGCATATTTTGGGTATTACTAGTTGTCTCGCTTACCACAGTCTGTTTGACCACCTTGCCCAGTTATTTTTAA
- the LOC130648820 gene encoding protein ABHD15-like: MMIELVLIISFVSACLYVFNEFRVHYYIKSPVLYYKDTDVHRELVKGCKTLKYPFIPTFWAPTHHFQTWLKTFLNFRREAKLNVVREYIEMKDQGIISLDWINVDKLKSLRKKSRRKSIRPQEKPMLLILPSAINTNVHDYFDLCRQAVRMGFKPVFFNRRGYSKTPLTTPKVVTYCDISDIREVLEYIKNQNPFSDIYALGFSMESGNLISYLGNEGRKSMVSGAVCVSSTFGCESQLDEHAMKQPYNYIITEKLKSIFLKQHLLGTEVDFSQAKVSKTIVDLQGEIHARSNHYDSIKTYLEYNNPLAYLNKVTVPILFIHAKDDPVIPDQCIPVPFFQISDCCMLLTTEYGGHCGFFQGTSPTSWADTVALEFLKSLQVNRNALSAEALYRTRSMTTGCL; this comes from the coding sequence ATGATGATTGAGCTGGTCCTGATTATATCATTCGTCAGCGCGTGTTTGTATGTATTCAACGAATTTCGTGTACATTATTACATCAAATCACCTGTCCTCTATTACAAAGACACTGATGTTCACAGAGAGTTAGTGAAAGGAtgcaaaactttaaaatatcctTTCATCCCAACCTTTTGGGCACCAACACACCATTTTCAAACgtggttaaaaacatttttaaatttccgaCGAGAAGCGAAATTGAATGTGGTTAGGGAATACATTGAAATGAAAGACCAGGGAATTATTTCTTTGGACTGGATAAATGTTGACAAATTAAaatcattaagaaaaaaatctcgTCGAAAGTCGATTCGACCACAAGAAAAACCAATGTTGTTAATATTACCAAGCGCTATTAATACCAATGTTCATGATTATTTCGACCTGTGTCGTCAAGCCGTCAGAATGGGGTTTAAACCGGTATTTTTTAATCGTCGCGGCTACTCAAAGACGCCGTTAACGACACCAAAAGTCGTCACCTATTGCGATATATCGGATATTCGGGAAGTACTTGAATACATTAAAAACCAAAATCCATTCAGTGACATTTATGCTCTTGGATTTTCCATGGAGTCTGGTAACCTAATCAGTTACCTTGGTAACGAAGGACGCAAAAGCATGGTGTCGGGCGCTGTGTGTGTCTCCTCAACATTTGGGTGTGAGAGTCAGTTAGACGAGCATGCAATGAAACAGCCATACAATTATATCATCACGGAGAAACttaaatctatatttttaaagcaaCATTTGCTGGGAACGGAAGTTGACTTTTCGCAAGCTAAAGTAAGTAAAACTATCGTTGATCTCCAAGGTGAAATTCACGCCAGAAGCAACCATTATGACTCCATAAAAACATATCTCGAATATAACAATCCATTGGCTTACTTAAATAAAGTAACAGTGCCGATTTTATTTATTCATGCGAAAGATGATCCCGTGATCCCCGATCAATGTATTCCGGTTCCGTTTTTTCAAATATCGGATTGCTGTATGTTGCTTACCACAGAATATGGCGGACATTGTGGTTTCTTCCAAGGTACAAGTCCAACTTCGTGGGCTGATACTGTTGCATTAGAATTTTTAAAGTCTCTACAAGTGAACAGAAATGCTTTATCTGCAGAAGCACTGTACAGAACCAGAAGTATGACTACTGGCTGTTTATAG